The following proteins are encoded in a genomic region of Mycolicibacterium confluentis:
- a CDS encoding TetR/AcrR family transcriptional regulator translates to MSDLANTGARRGARTANTQRTERAAATTNRRGNRLPRDERRGQLLIAASEVFVDRGYHAAGMDEIADRAGVSKPVLYQHFASKLELYLAVLAKHVENLVSGVRQALRTTTDNRQRVRAAVHAFFDFIEHDGQGYRLIFENDYVTEPQVSAQVKVATEACTDAVFDLISHDSGLDPHRARMIAVGLVSISVDSARYWLDNARPITKDDAVEGTVQFIWGGLSHVPLTRS, encoded by the coding sequence ATGAGCGATCTCGCCAACACAGGCGCACGGCGAGGTGCCAGAACGGCCAACACACAGCGAACTGAACGGGCCGCCGCCACGACGAACCGCCGCGGTAACCGGCTCCCCCGTGACGAACGTCGCGGGCAGCTGCTGATCGCGGCCAGCGAGGTGTTCGTCGACCGCGGCTATCACGCCGCGGGCATGGATGAGATCGCCGATCGCGCCGGCGTCAGCAAGCCGGTCCTCTACCAACACTTCGCCAGCAAGCTGGAGCTGTACCTCGCGGTGCTGGCCAAGCATGTCGAGAACCTGGTCTCCGGGGTTCGGCAGGCGCTGCGCACGACCACCGACAACCGCCAGCGCGTGCGCGCTGCCGTGCATGCCTTCTTTGACTTCATCGAGCATGACGGCCAGGGCTACCGGCTGATCTTCGAGAACGACTACGTGACCGAGCCTCAGGTGTCCGCCCAGGTCAAGGTCGCCACCGAGGCGTGCACCGACGCGGTGTTCGACCTGATCAGCCACGACTCGGGGCTGGATCCGCACCGTGCCCGCATGATCGCCGTGGGTCTGGTGAGCATCAGCGTCGACTCGGCGCGCTACTGGTTGGACAATGCCCGCCCCATCACCAAAGACGACGCCGTCGAAGGCACCGTCCAGTTCATCTGGGGCGGGCTGTCACACGTTCCGCTGACCCGGTCCTGA